The Primulina huaijiensis isolate GDHJ02 chromosome 9, ASM1229523v2, whole genome shotgun sequence genomic interval TGGCTTACGCAACATCAGTATCTCATATTCCAAGATCTCACTTTTTGATGTTGCTAAGAAGCTAAGATTGGATTCACCAAATCCTGTTGCTGATGCTGAAAGCATTGTATCCAAAGCAATTCGAGATGGTGCGATCGATGCCACATTGGACCATGCTAATGGATGGATGGTATCGAAGGAGACCGGGGATATATACTCTACAAACGAGCCGCAAATTGCCTTCAACTCCAGAATTGCTTTCTGCCTGAATATGCATAATGAGGCAGTTCGTGCTCTTCGATTCCCACCTAATTCTCACAAGGAAAAGGAAAGTGCGGAGAAGAGGAGAGAGAGACATCAGCAGGAGCAAGAGCTTGCTAAACATATAGCCGAGGAGGACGATGACGAATTCTGATTAATGTTCTCTTTCAAGGTGTTCCATACTGAATTTTTCGGAGACGTTTTGTTACGTTTATCATACCGAGCTTCAAGATGTTGGATCGGTTCCTTTAAGTTTAAAGAAACTCCTTTATTCAGaatttgtgttgaaagtttttttttggAACAATTCTACATTACTTCTATATTTGCAACTTGATTCATTTCAAAATGCTGTTTGTTCAACAGCAGATGGATTATGTCACTTGGATGTTCTTTCCTTCCCCGTGGTCTCAAGAAAAGCATTTTGCCTGCCTTGGTTGTCATAATTAGCTAAAGTTCAACCATCTTTCTAATATATTCTCATAGCTCTTCGTTAATTATCGTTGCATATGTATTAATCGAATCGAGTTGAAGATCTGTTTCACTGGTCGTTAGATTAACCAACAAAACAAGACATATTAGacgaatattaaattaaaataattcattcggTATCTAAGATAGTAATTAATCGAAAAcacattaataaataattaaaaagaaagatgACCTATGAAACAATTATACGGTGGTGTAATGACAAAAAGGCCCACGGTAGCGTAGCCTCTGTAAGAGCTTCTGTGATACCATGACCtttaaacaatatatatatatatatatatatatatatattttgtctgGATCAATATAATCGGAGGGAAGTGTCAAATATTCAATCAGCTCGCTTGTTGCTCTCCGATTTTGGAGGTAATCCATGTAATTGATATTCCCATTCCTCCGATTTGCGTTTGATTAAATTCCTTGTATTTCTgagcatttttttaaatttggtgATTCGTGTACTTGTTTCCGACGTCTTGTTTGATTTTTGGCGGAAGAGTTGATGTAGATAATGGTTGTTTGATCTGTTTTATGTGCATTTTATTTGTTAACTCATCCTTTAGCTGTACGAGTTTCTGAAAAGATGACGGGTTTGAGCGGGTCTCTGTATTTTTCGTTGTTCATTGCttctttactttttatttttcctttttgtaTAATCCGGATTCTTAAATTTCAATTTCTCGTTATTTTAGCTTCATTGTCATGATGGCAAATTGAAGCTTCCGCAATGGCGAGGATGGTAAATAATGTTTTGAAATGAGATGCCAGTTACTGTGGAGCATGGTTTTCAAGATGAGGTCTTAAAGAACTCAATTTGGTCCGTTGTACATGGCCCCATAGGAGTCGGTATTTATAGAGGAAGGGAATTCTGTGCTACTCACAAAACAATTGCATTGTGCAAATTAGTATCATAATTGTTTCTGAAGACTTGACATTTGGTAGATTTATTGCAGATTAAGAAGTTTTTACTTTCACTAGCTTCTTGTTCTCGAGTTTTGAGTTATGGAATACTGCTAATTCTCCTTATTTGTCAGAACTATTGATTTGAATTTTGGTGCTATGCCGCAGAGTACGCATTAAAATTTCTGATTGGTTGTATAATTATCTCTTTTACAAACTTGCTTGTCAACTTGTTTGCTTTGGTGCTCCtcaatttactaaaatattctCCAATCATATAGAAAGGCTATCTGACGTATGCATGAAGTTCGTATAAGTGTTTTTGGAATTGAATTTCTATTGGGATTTGAGATTGGGTTATGTATATTGGTCCAATTGAGCAAATGCGACTGTCAGCTTCTTTCTACAAACTTAGCATATTTTGAACCGGTTGAGATTCCATTAATTATTACTTGAAATAACCTGAATATGGGGGCTACGATCTTCCACATTTTTGTCGCGtggtattttttctttttgtgaaTGGGACTAATGCAGTAGTGCAGCATGATCCAATTATCCTTATTGAGATGTTGAATAGAATATCTATCCGCCTATTAAAGATAGAGAAGTTAAAATGTGGATATATCTGGGCGTATGTCTATACCAGCTGCATATTTTATGCCTTCATGAATGTCTTTACTGTTCATCAGATGGAATCTCACCGGAGTTCTGATCTTAATGAACCTACCACTACTACAGAGGACATCACCACTAAACAATGTAATTCAACATGTGGATCAAATAGAGATCCTGACTTGAGCTATGCAAATAGACCAGGCGAGGTTCTCAGGAACTTGCAGAATGTTTCATACATCTACAGGCAAGATGTTGTGAGTAGCAAAGTTAACAGTAAGATTGGTATTGTGACTGAAGTTGCTGGTGATTCAGATTCCGATAGCATCATAACAGATGACGAAgaagaggatgaagatgaaaaaGATGATGAAGCTGGCTCTAAAGAGGATTGTTTTGAGGAAAGAAACAAAAATTCTGATGAAAATTCTAGTGGAAAATTTGGTGATAATGACTCTAAGAACGAAATCCTCTCAGTAGACCAAGTTAGAGTGCTTTGGATGGATGAGTCTGAAACAAAAGAAAGCACTAATGATGTGACAGTTATCGATAGAGGATTTTTACAAGGGGATTACGTTGCTGCTACTTCAGATCCAACTGGTCAAATAGGGATTGTGGTTGATGTCAGTATTACTGTTGATTTATTAACCCATGATGGATCTGTATTGAAAGATCAGTTATCCAAGGACCTGAAACGCATTAGAGAGTTCACCGTAGGCGACTATGTTGTCCTCGGGCCCTGGTTGGGTAGAATTGAAGATGTTTTTGATAATGTGACTGTTCTGTTTGATGATGGTTCTGTCTGCAAGGTCATGAATGCTGACCCGTTGCGCCTTAAACCAGTTGGAAAGAAAATCCTAGAAGATGGACATTTTCCATATTATCCCGGCCAACGTGTGAAGGCAAGCTCGTCATCAGTTTTCAAAAATTCTAGGTGGCTATCTGGATTGTGGAAAGCTAATAGATTGGAAGGCACGGTGACCAAAGTAGCTGTAGGATCGGTGTTCATTTACTGGATTGCTTCTGCTGGGTATGGACCTGATTTTGATAGCACTCCAGATGAAGAGCAGAGTCCTAAGAacttaaaactgttgtcttgttttgcaCATACAATTTGGCAGTTGGGTGATTGGTGCCTACTTCCATCGGCCGCGGAGTCATCATTCACTTTATTGGACAAGGAACCAACAAAATCAGGAGTTTGGGATTTTGTGAAAGATGAACGGGAATCAACTGAAACGGGTGATGAGTCAGATGCAGAAGTGGCGACTACTGAGGAATTAATTGGGAATGGTGAACTGATGCAGCATGATTCAGAGGCTTTcttgaacaaaaatataaaatcatcaGAGAACAGTGTTCTTGCAGGATCCAGTTTATGCAGTTCAGTAACAGCTTCAAAGGAAGCTGTGCATGAAACTTGGCCTCTCCATCGTAAAAAGATTCGTAAAGTTGTAGTTAGGAAGGACAAGAGAGCCCGGAAGAAGGTAGAGAATTTTGAAAGAGCCCTTTTAATTGTTAATACCAAGACAAAAGTTGATGTTGCATGGCAGGATGGAACAATAAAATTGGGCATGGATTCCTCATCTTTGATTCCCATTGATAGTCCTGGGGATCATGAATTTGTTGCTGAGCAGTATGTGGTGGAGAAAGCTGCTGACGACGGCGATGATGCCACTGGCACTGAGATCCGACGTGTCGGGGTTGTTAAAAGTGTAAATGCAAAAGAACGGACATCTTGTCTCAGATGGTTGAAGCCTGTAATGAGGGCAGAGGACCCCAGGGAATTTGACAGAGAGGAAGTGGTAAGTGTTTATGAGCTGGAGGGCCATCCAGACTATGATTATTGCTATGGAGATGTAGTTGTTCGGCTTTCACCAGTAACTTTTCCTGCTAAAAATTCTATTGAAGACAGTTCACTTAATAGTTCACATGAGTCAAAGCATGACGAGGGAAAGCATCATGGAAGTAATGATATAGAAAATACCTCTGCTCATGACATTTCTTCTGAATTTTCGGATCTGTCTTGGGTTGGGAACATCACCGGACTGAAAGACGGTGACATAGAAGTCACATGGGCTGATGGGATGATATCTTCGGTAAGTTTTCTGCATGCCTCATGAATTATCATCACTTTGTTTAGTTTTAATACTGTTGATCTTGTTCTGGTCATTTGACTCTTCAATTGATTGAAAGCATTAGTTTCACTCCTGATGTCATAGTTTCttctatttttgttttattttgttcactggttttttttttcttttggagaAAATGTTCACTGATCTTCAATGATTAAGAAGTTGGTAAATATGAgtataatatttttgcacgaaatatgaatatcatttACTCACTCGGTAATTgctattcttttatttttgtccGTGCAAAGAGTTCAAATTTGATACAGCAGTTGTTTGAACCCTCGAGAGAGAATGTTAGTTCCCCCAAATATCGTTTCCTATGAGAAAAAATGTTAGTTCCCCTAAAGATTCCCCTGCTCGCAGCCTTTCAtctaaaatttatgtttttgtaCGAGAGAATTGGTTGTATAAGTAACGGCACTGTATTAATAAAACAATGAATTTGCTTTTTTTATATGACATTCTGTActgatttcatctttttttcTTGATCCTCATTGACAGTTTAATCTTTTTTGATATATCAGGTTGGTCCCCAGGCAATATATGTTGTTGGTCGTGATGATGATGAGTCTATTGCAGCTGCAAGTGGTGCTAGCGATGACGATGCTGCCAGCTGGGAAACTGTAGAAGATGATAACATTGAGACTATTGATGATGACAAGGAGGTAAATGTGGCTAGAGCAGTTTAATTGTTGTCAATGGTCACGAGTCTCTCTATTTATGTTGAAATTTATCTAAATTTCTTTGATACAATGAATGGCCTGCACATGTGATATCAGGATCCCACGTCGGAGAATTCTAGTGACGCCAAACCTGATATCAAAGATAGCAACCTGGCTGCAGAAAATTCTGGAAAGAACGGTGCACTCTCAGTTCCCCTTGCTGCACTAGGTTTTATGACCAGACTAGCCTCCGGAATATTTTCGAGGGGACGAAAGGATTCCGATCCACTGGAGTTAAATGTCAAAAGAGACGATGATTTTCAGTTTGATGGATTGGCTTCGAATAAGAATCCTTGCAACGGATCAAGCTCTCAAAAACTTAATGATGCGGAGGATAAACATTCAAATCCAAGCATTAATAATGAGGATGAGGAGCAAGATACCAAGGCATCTGATTTATCAGAAGTTGTGGAAACCCTATGCCACTTAAAATTGGCAGAATCAAATGTTTCATTATTCAAAGGCTTTGATATCGTCCCAGATTCTTTTGACCACTACTTTAGTGGTGCACAAGGGCAGGTTAGTTCTCAATCAATTACCATAACGATCACTTCAAAGCTTTTCATAATGCAGCATCAGACAGAGAAATTATGCATGTGATTAATCTGAACCTTGCTTCCTTggcttcttttctctgtcctttATTTACCAATCTATAGTGCTTCCTTAGTTCTATCAGGGTTTATGCTCAACTGATCCCTGTTATCCAATTTACAGAATAACGCTGCAAGGAAGTGGCTCAAGAAAGTCCAACAAGACTGgaatattcttcaaaataaccTACCGGGTATGCTTCCGCAGTTTTCCTATTGCTCTTAacttcttttaaaaactcttGTTCTAACGTGGAAATGATTTTACGAGctatcttaaaaattaaaagattgatAAACAGAGGGGATATATGTACGTGTCTATGAAGATAGAATGGATCTGTTGAGGGCAGTCATAGTTGGAGCATATGGGACGCCTTACCAAGATGGCCTTTTCTTCTTCGATTTTCACCTTCCACCAGAATATCCTGATGTTCCGCCTGTAAGAAATCTATGCATTGCCTTTACAGGTCCATTCATTTAAAGCTGGAAAGTTGTACTTTTTGTTTGCATCTGTTGTCTTTGCCCCCATGTTGCACCGAACTCCTGTAATTTCTCTTTGCTGGTTTTGCTTTGTGACATTCAGCAACCAATTTTCATGTGTGCAGTCTGCGTATTATCATTCTGGGGGGTGGCGAATAAATCCAAATTTGTACGAGGAGGGAAAAGTTTGCCTCAGTCTTCTGAATACCTGGACAGGTAAAGGAAATGAGGTCTGGCATCATTCAACCTCAAGTATTCTTCAAGTATTAGTTTCTCTTCAGGGACTTGTACTAAATTCCAAGCCATATTTCAATGAGGCTGGATATGATAAACAAGTTGGGACGGCTGAAGGGGAGAAAAATTCATTGTCTTACAATGAGAATACGTTTCTACTGAACTGTAAGACAATGATGTATCTGATGCGAAAGCCCCCAAAGGTgattgctaatttttttttcacctTTTGGCTTCTATGGTtgttaaaatgttatgtttGACCGCAGGGAATAGACCATGGATCCATTCTGAAAAATAACTAAATCAGTATTCTGAGAACAACTCTTTCAAAGATTGGTTTATTGTTTATTAACTGTTGTAAATAACAACAAACGTGTCGcttttagcatataatttttttttctattatcATCCCTTTATTTTCTCATCTTCTACATCAAAAAATGATTTAAAGTTCCTATTAATTGGATGATATCTCTAGTGCATTTTTGTAGCATGCATGAACTGTGAAGTAAGAACTAAAAATATGTAGTCATCCTTGTTAGGTGTTTATTTTCCACGATTTTTGCAGGACTTTGAAGTCCTGGTCATTGAGCACTTCAGGAAGCGCGGTTACTATATTCTCAAGGCATGTGACGCATATATGAAAGGACACCTCATTGGCTCACTCACAAGGGACGCTTCTGTATCTATTGATAGTAATTCTAACTTGAATTCAGTCGGTTTCAAGCTAATGCTTGCTAAAGTTTTACCGAAACTTTTTGATGCATTAACTGAAGTTGGAGCCCAATGTCAGGAATTCAAGCATGTCCTACCATCGTAGGAATTATCTGAAAGGACAATTTGGCCATAATAACTCATCTCAACATACCTCTTGATTTTGTTTGGGGTTAATAGAGTTGCTGTCTTGCAGTGGAGGCGTTGGAAACTTCAAAGAAGAGAGACGTGCTTCAAAAGTGGGATTGAAACACTAGATATTTATAATTGCTCTGAATGATTTACTGTTATTGTACCAAAAAATTTGCAACATGTATGTTTAGCAGTcgttgaaaattttgatgctaTATACTGGCAGGCCATTTGTTGACTATTGATACATATTATTTTCCTGTTTCTGTTTGGAATTTGTGTTTGCATTGCCCCCTAATCTGGGCATTTGATGGATTCCTTCGATTACTGGTCTTTTTTTGGTCCATAATTCGTGGATGAAGTTTTACTGATGTTCCTTCATTGTGtttgcttatttatttatttattttttataatccCATAACTTACCCAGAAATGTAACATTCTTGGGTGTATCTTCCATATTACCATAGGAAAAAACAAGTACATCAAATCAATATTTTCATATCCAGGCAGGCGTCTGCCTTAAAATAGTGGTTCAACTTATCGGACTGTCGGAACGGTTGatatttaaattctaaaaatcttaaatgtattttttaacCTGTTCAATATTGGTCTTAATGGTTCTTGACTGATTTAATCGTTGAAACGATTTTTTATAGTAGTCCGAACCGGACTTGTGATCGGTGATCGGTCGTCCTGGTCGATCCAATACGATTCTGAAAACATTGCACCAAAGTTCAGTTTCGGATGGACCTTGATTGAACATCGTTAAAACTTAAATGGGGGTTCCAGAGAACTTACATGTCGTGGAGGGGGTGATAAAAGTGTGAATCTAGAGATGAACATAACCTGAATCAAATCGAAAGCAAAACAAAACCGATACTTTGGATTGGTTTTTTATTCGATTTAgttgaatatataaataaataaaattcaatccaaatcaaatcaaacaaaaacgaattcatatatataacaaaattaaataacagatttgtcaaattttaacttaatatttttaattataaaaacttTGTTTGTTgtcatcaattttatttttaaaaataattatttctctTTACTATTTTCGAGAGAtttttgttgatattagttgtaACGGATGATTGTGAAGTGTTTTCGGAAACTAAAATAAACCATTTTGAgtctttatatttttatactaaATTTCTAGTGTCATTTTTGCACACTAAATTGCTAAATACAATTTAATATTTACGCGtattttgatatttgtttatttataataGTTAGTTTAGAAATTTAGTGTAGTGTATTCAAGatgacttttaatgactttttcaaatgatagacttttatgaatttgatatacttttattgacttttacagAATCTCACAAatttataaacagatttatgtggattcatgtagacttttttgcaagatttgtatagacttttgtgaattttttttatatagaattttataaattttgtacttaGTTACAACATATTATGaactaataattaattgacatataaaacatagtcaatttgaaatattttttcaatatttatattaataaataaatttatttatttaaaagttaaatcattttatccttaaatgtgtatatatatatatgtgtttgtatgcattttgtaaatttttaaaaatacatcaattgattGAGTAGGTTTTTTataagacagtctcacggatctttattcgtgagatggatcaatcatatccatatttacataaaaagtaatatatttaacataaaaagtaatactttttcgtggatgacccatatagaatatcaatttcacaaaattgacctgtgagaccgtctcacaggagTTTTTGTGCAATTGATTAATCTGTAACCTTTGTTTTTGAATCGATAATATAcatgtgaaaagaatattatttattattgtgtg includes:
- the LOC140984412 gene encoding probable ubiquitin-conjugating enzyme E2 23 isoform X2 gives rise to the protein MESHRSSDLNEPTTTTEDITTKQCNSTCGSNRDPDLSYANRPGEVLRNLQNVSYIYRQDVVSSKVNSKIGIVTEVAGDSDSDSIITDDEEEDEDEKDDEAGSKEDCFEERNKNSDENSSGKFGDNDSKNEILSVDQVRVLWMDESETKESTNDVTVIDRGFLQGDYVAATSDPTGQIGIVVDVSITVDLLTHDGSVLKDQLSKDLKRIREFTVGDYVVLGPWLGRIEDVFDNVTVLFDDGSVCKVMNADPLRLKPVGKKILEDGHFPYYPGQRVKASSSSVFKNSRWLSGLWKANRLEGTVTKVAVGSVFIYWIASAGYGPDFDSTPDEEQSPKNLKLLSCFAHTIWQLGDWCLLPSAAESSFTLLDKEPTKSGVWDFVKDERESTETGDESDAEVATTEELIGNGELMQHDSEAFLNKNIKSSENSVLAGSSLCSSVTASKEAVHETWPLHRKKIRKVVVRKDKRARKKVENFERALLIVNTKTKVDVAWQDGTIKLGMDSSSLIPIDSPGDHEFVAEQYVVEKAADDGDDATGTEIRRVGVVKSVNAKERTSCLRWLKPVMRAEDPREFDREEVVSVYELEGHPDYDYCYGDVVVRLSPVTFPAKNSIEDSSLNSSHESKHDEGKHHGSNDIENTSAHDISSEFSDLSWVGNITGLKDGDIEVTWADGMISSVGPQAIYVVGRDDDESIAAASGASDDDAASWETVEDDNIETIDDDKEDPTSENSSDAKPDIKDSNLAAENSGKNGALSVPLAALGFMTRLASGIFSRGRKDSDPLELNVKRDDDFQFDGLASNKNPCNGSSSQKLNDAEDKHSNPSINNEDEEQDTKASDLSEVVETLCHLKLAESNVSLFKGFDIVPDSFDHYFSGAQGQNNAARKWLKKVQQDWNILQNNLPEGIYVRVYEDRMDLLRAVIVGAYGTPYQDGLFFFDFHLPPEYPDVPPVRNLCIAFTVCVLSFWGVANKSKFVRGGKSLPQSSEYLDR
- the LOC140984412 gene encoding probable ubiquitin-conjugating enzyme E2 23 isoform X1, with product MESHRSSDLNEPTTTTEDITTKQCNSTCGSNRDPDLSYANRPGEVLRNLQNVSYIYRQDVVSSKVNSKIGIVTEVAGDSDSDSIITDDEEEDEDEKDDEAGSKEDCFEERNKNSDENSSGKFGDNDSKNEILSVDQVRVLWMDESETKESTNDVTVIDRGFLQGDYVAATSDPTGQIGIVVDVSITVDLLTHDGSVLKDQLSKDLKRIREFTVGDYVVLGPWLGRIEDVFDNVTVLFDDGSVCKVMNADPLRLKPVGKKILEDGHFPYYPGQRVKASSSSVFKNSRWLSGLWKANRLEGTVTKVAVGSVFIYWIASAGYGPDFDSTPDEEQSPKNLKLLSCFAHTIWQLGDWCLLPSAAESSFTLLDKEPTKSGVWDFVKDERESTETGDESDAEVATTEELIGNGELMQHDSEAFLNKNIKSSENSVLAGSSLCSSVTASKEAVHETWPLHRKKIRKVVVRKDKRARKKVENFERALLIVNTKTKVDVAWQDGTIKLGMDSSSLIPIDSPGDHEFVAEQYVVEKAADDGDDATGTEIRRVGVVKSVNAKERTSCLRWLKPVMRAEDPREFDREEVVSVYELEGHPDYDYCYGDVVVRLSPVTFPAKNSIEDSSLNSSHESKHDEGKHHGSNDIENTSAHDISSEFSDLSWVGNITGLKDGDIEVTWADGMISSVGPQAIYVVGRDDDESIAAASGASDDDAASWETVEDDNIETIDDDKEDPTSENSSDAKPDIKDSNLAAENSGKNGALSVPLAALGFMTRLASGIFSRGRKDSDPLELNVKRDDDFQFDGLASNKNPCNGSSSQKLNDAEDKHSNPSINNEDEEQDTKASDLSEVVETLCHLKLAESNVSLFKGFDIVPDSFDHYFSGAQGQNNAARKWLKKVQQDWNILQNNLPEGIYVRVYEDRMDLLRAVIVGAYGTPYQDGLFFFDFHLPPEYPDVPPSAYYHSGGWRINPNLYEEGKVCLSLLNTWTGKGNEVWHHSTSSILQVLVSLQGLVLNSKPYFNEAGYDKQVGTAEGEKNSLSYNENTFLLNCKTMMYLMRKPPKDFEVLVIEHFRKRGYYILKACDAYMKGHLIGSLTRDASVSIDSNSNLNSVGFKLMLAKVLPKLFDALTEVGAQCQEFKHVLPS